One Chaetodon trifascialis isolate fChaTrf1 chromosome 13, fChaTrf1.hap1, whole genome shotgun sequence DNA segment encodes these proteins:
- the LOC139341614 gene encoding autophagy-related protein 16-1 isoform X2, whose product MGGWKNHVRAGLQSRDVTEKLPYVGVFTSLSQLEERFEIRKQILDDVQSKSLERGGVDAGKNNRLLQLQLRESEHLAEKLSQTVSDLTTVLYLKEAELQYWQSRVSHYHQEALTLAKGSKTLKATLSDFEFTTECQSKELAALQAEQKRLKEALAEAWREKEELLQRWMEVKREEADRMNKYNDIQERWQCLAKELKKHLRREMGKEDQ is encoded by the exons ATGGGAGGCTGGAAGAATCACGTGCGCGCTGgactgcagagcagagacgtGACAGAGAAGCTGCCGTACGTCGGCGTTTTCACCAGCT tgtctcaGCTGGAGGAACGTTTTGAAATTCGCAAACAAATTCTGGATGATGTTCAGTCGAAGAG TTTAGAGCGAGGTGGAGTTGATGCTGGGAAGAACAACAGGCTCCTTCAGCTCCAACTGAGAGAGAGTGAACACCTGGCGGAAAAG CTGTCTCAGACTGTCTCCGACTTGACCACTGTCCTGTATCTTAAAGAGGCTGAACTTCAGTACTGGCAGTCACG TGTGTCCCACTACCATCAAGAGGCACTAACTCTGGCCAAAGGGAGTAAAACCCTGAAAGCGACCCTTTCAGACTTTGAGTTCACCACAGAGTGTCAGTCCAAAGAGTTGGCAGCGCTGCAAGCAGAGCAGAAAAGATTAAAGGAAGCGCTGGCAGAGGcttggagagagaaagaagaactCTTGCAACGATGGATGGAGGtgaagagggaggaggcagacagGATGAATAAGTACAACGACATACAGGAAAG GTGGCAATGTTTGgccaaagagctgaagaagcacCTCCGCAGGGAAATGGGAAAAGA GGATCAATAA
- the tex36 gene encoding testis-expressed protein 36, whose translation MVKGGKRYSSMSNDGKWFAHQVLPESETRNRETSTSTGIMLTQVKSSLPQALKFKRYPKWKTQQESREYPFSDHDNKHALKDNISVFAHGVGRRKSLDDRRQQISHFCLCHDGAYNSAEGTGRNTTVYQTDFMVKQAVNGPTTTRRFPRNHKQKCAEAALASAGEQFMWFGRHDSTTYSAPSKPRDDPTFKARDHIIEGPLHRGVQVNFLGGGGGGPAVK comes from the exons atgGTAAAAGGTGGAAAGCGATATTCTTCGATGAGTAATGATGGCAAATGG TTTGCTCATCAGGTTTTACCAGAGAGTGAAACAAGGAATCGTGAGACTTCTACAAGCACTGGGATCATGCTGACTCAGGTTAAATCATCATTGCCTCAAGCTTTGAAATTCAAGCGCTATCCTAAATGGAAAACTCAGCAG GAATCTAGAGAGTATCCATTCTCAGACCATGACAACAAGCACGCCCTAAAAGATAACATCTCTGTCTTTGCCCAT GGTGTGGGACGCAGGAAGAGTCTTGATGATCGCAGACAGCAGATCTCCCACTTCTGCCTGTGCCATGATGGAGCTTACAACAGTGCTGAAGGGACTGGGAGGAACACCACAGTCTACCAGACTGATTTTATGGTGAAGCAGGCTGTTAATGGTCCAACCACCACCAGACGGTTCCCCCGCAACCACAAGCAGAAGTGTGCAGAGGCAGCTTTGGCATCCGCAGGGGAACAATTCATGTGGTTTGGACGACACGACTCTACCACTTACTCAGCACCTTCCAAGCCTCGAGATGATCCTACATTTAAGGCACGAGATCACATCATTGAAGGGCCATTGCATAGAGGAGTTCAGGTGAActttctggggggggggggggggggtccagctgtcaaataa
- the LOC139341614 gene encoding autophagy-related protein 16-1 isoform X1, translated as MGGWKNHVRAGLQSRDVTEKLPYVGVFTSLSQLEERFEIRKQILDDVQSKSLERGGVDAGKNNRLLQLQLRESEHLAEKLSQTVSDLTTVLYLKEAELQYWQSRVSHYHQEALTLAKGSKTLKATLSDFEFTTECQSKELAALQAEQKRLKEALAEAWREKEELLQRWMEVKREEADRMNKYNDIQERWQCLAKELKKHLRREMGKEYVTSSWSGTSETSPSVIQRINNPTEIHQGHSRSAAAEV; from the exons ATGGGAGGCTGGAAGAATCACGTGCGCGCTGgactgcagagcagagacgtGACAGAGAAGCTGCCGTACGTCGGCGTTTTCACCAGCT tgtctcaGCTGGAGGAACGTTTTGAAATTCGCAAACAAATTCTGGATGATGTTCAGTCGAAGAG TTTAGAGCGAGGTGGAGTTGATGCTGGGAAGAACAACAGGCTCCTTCAGCTCCAACTGAGAGAGAGTGAACACCTGGCGGAAAAG CTGTCTCAGACTGTCTCCGACTTGACCACTGTCCTGTATCTTAAAGAGGCTGAACTTCAGTACTGGCAGTCACG TGTGTCCCACTACCATCAAGAGGCACTAACTCTGGCCAAAGGGAGTAAAACCCTGAAAGCGACCCTTTCAGACTTTGAGTTCACCACAGAGTGTCAGTCCAAAGAGTTGGCAGCGCTGCAAGCAGAGCAGAAAAGATTAAAGGAAGCGCTGGCAGAGGcttggagagagaaagaagaactCTTGCAACGATGGATGGAGGtgaagagggaggaggcagacagGATGAATAAGTACAACGACATACAGGAAAG GTGGCAATGTTTGgccaaagagctgaagaagcacCTCCGCAGGGAAATGGGAAAAGAGTATGTGACGAGTTCTTGGAGTGGCACATCAGAAACGTCTCCATCAGTCATTCAGA GGATCAATAATCCAACAGAGATACACCAGGGACACTCAAGATCAGCTGCGGCAGAGGTCTAA